From Streptomyces sp. HUAS MG91, the proteins below share one genomic window:
- a CDS encoding DUF6596 domain-containing protein yields the protein MDEARLRALTPGVLAVLVRRGADFAAAEDAVQDALVEAVRTWPTEPPRDPRGWLITVAWRRFVDAARADAARRRREDRVDEEPPPGPSPTTDDTLQLYFLCAHPSLTPSSAVALTLRAVGGLTTRQIAGAYLVPEPTMAQRISRAKRTVSAARFDSPGDVSTVLRTLYLVFNEGYSGDVDLAAEAIRLTRQLASTIDHPEVAGLLALMLLHHARRPARTTDDGSLVPLAEQDRTRWDTSMIAEGIGILQTALARDRLGEFQAQAAIAALHADAFTAEETDWVQIVEWYDELAALTDSPVVRLNRAVALGEADGPHAGLAALAELDDSLPRHTAVAAYFHERAGDLTTAARLYAKAAQQAPTLAERNHLTRQAARLNSAL from the coding sequence CTGGACGAGGCGCGACTGCGCGCTCTCACCCCGGGTGTGCTGGCCGTCCTCGTCCGCCGCGGAGCAGATTTCGCGGCGGCCGAGGACGCGGTGCAGGACGCCCTGGTGGAGGCGGTCCGCACCTGGCCCACCGAGCCGCCCCGGGACCCCCGGGGCTGGCTGATCACCGTGGCCTGGCGCCGCTTCGTCGACGCGGCCCGCGCGGACGCCGCACGGCGCCGCCGGGAGGACCGCGTCGACGAGGAACCGCCTCCGGGCCCGTCCCCCACCACCGACGACACCCTCCAGCTCTACTTCCTCTGCGCGCACCCCTCCCTGACACCGTCGTCGGCGGTAGCACTCACCCTGCGCGCGGTGGGCGGCCTCACGACCCGCCAGATCGCCGGGGCCTACCTGGTCCCGGAACCGACGATGGCGCAACGCATCAGCCGCGCGAAACGCACGGTCTCAGCAGCCCGCTTCGACAGCCCCGGCGATGTGTCGACGGTCCTGCGCACCCTGTACCTGGTCTTCAACGAGGGCTACTCCGGCGATGTCGACCTCGCCGCGGAGGCCATCCGCCTGACCCGGCAGCTCGCGTCCACGATCGACCACCCGGAGGTGGCGGGCCTGCTGGCGCTGATGCTGCTGCATCACGCCCGGCGCCCGGCCCGCACCACGGACGACGGCAGCCTGGTCCCGCTGGCCGAGCAGGACCGCACCCGCTGGGACACGTCGATGATCGCGGAGGGCATCGGCATCCTCCAGACGGCTCTGGCCCGCGACCGCCTCGGCGAATTCCAGGCCCAGGCAGCCATCGCGGCCCTCCACGCGGACGCCTTCACGGCCGAGGAGACGGACTGGGTGCAGATCGTCGAGTGGTACGACGAACTCGCCGCCCTCACGGACAGCCCGGTCGTCCGCCTGAACCGCGCGGTGGCCCTGGGCGAGGCCGACGGCCCCCACGCGGGCCTGGCCGCGCTGGCGGAGCTGGACGATTCCCTGCCCCGGCACACAGCGGTGGCGGCCTACTTCCACGAACGCGCCGGCGACCTCACCACAGCCGCCCGCCTCTACGCGAAGGCCGCACAACAAGCCCCGACACTGGCGGAACGCAATCATCTGACCCGCCAGGCGGCCCGCCTGAATTCCGCCCTGTAA
- a CDS encoding YciI family protein codes for MAKYLLLKHYRGAPEPVNCAPMDQWTPEEVTAHIQYMQDFAARLEKSGEFVDGQALAPEGAWVRYDGEGRPPVTDGPFAETKDLIAGWMIIDVDTYERAVELAGELSAAPGAGGKPIHEWLELRPFLHAPPTITE; via the coding sequence ATGGCCAAGTATCTGCTCCTGAAGCACTACCGGGGCGCCCCGGAACCCGTGAACTGCGCGCCCATGGACCAGTGGACGCCCGAGGAGGTCACGGCCCACATCCAGTACATGCAGGACTTCGCGGCCCGTCTGGAGAAGTCCGGCGAGTTCGTCGACGGCCAGGCCCTCGCCCCGGAGGGCGCCTGGGTCCGCTACGACGGTGAGGGCCGCCCGCCCGTCACCGACGGCCCGTTCGCCGAGACCAAGGACCTCATCGCCGGCTGGATGATCATCGACGTCGACACGTACGAGCGTGCCGTCGAGCTGGCCGGGGAGCTGTCGGCGGCGCCGGGCGCGGGCGGGAAGCCGATCCACGAGTGGCTGGAGCTCCGCCCGTTCCTGCACGCCCCGCCCACCATCACGGAGTAG
- a CDS encoding GNAT family N-acetyltransferase has protein sequence MDFVVRAVRADEWAAVKELRLEALRDEAAPIAFLETYEAALGRPDSFWRDRAAGASHGGAARQFVAVAESGRWLGTLVALVEEAGTEDFFGHAVEERQAQLVGVYVRPEARGGRVTSELFSAACAWAYGLEGLGRVRLHFHQDNARAEGFYRKFGFVRTGRAVPHPDDPSEVEYEMVLDRP, from the coding sequence ATGGACTTCGTGGTGCGAGCGGTGCGGGCCGACGAATGGGCGGCCGTGAAGGAACTGCGGCTGGAGGCGCTGCGGGACGAGGCGGCACCGATCGCGTTCCTGGAGACGTACGAGGCGGCGCTCGGGAGGCCGGACTCGTTCTGGCGCGACCGGGCGGCCGGCGCCTCGCACGGCGGGGCGGCACGGCAGTTCGTGGCCGTCGCGGAGAGCGGGCGGTGGCTGGGGACCTTGGTCGCGCTGGTCGAGGAGGCCGGGACCGAGGACTTCTTCGGGCACGCCGTCGAGGAGCGGCAGGCGCAGCTCGTGGGCGTCTACGTGCGTCCCGAGGCCCGGGGCGGCCGGGTGACCTCCGAGCTGTTCTCGGCGGCGTGCGCGTGGGCGTACGGGCTGGAGGGGCTCGGGCGGGTGCGGCTCCACTTCCACCAGGACAACGCGCGGGCCGAGGGCTTCTACCGCAAGTTCGGCTTCGTACGCACCGGAAGGGCCGTCCCCCACCCTGACGACCCTTCCGAGGTCGAGTACGAGATGGTGCTCGACAGGCCCTAG
- a CDS encoding NAD(P)H-dependent oxidoreductase has product MTAPKPQPQPPLRVAVIIGSLREGRIAPTVADWFTTQATEHAPTTHFDIIDVATLNLPEIHPSWSHERTPEQAELAARIQHADAYVIITPEYNHSFPAHLKHLIDLHYTEWRAKPVGFVSYGGVAGGLRAVEQLRLVFAELHCVTVRDSVSFHKVTPDHFAADGPAHDPEGAPGAAKVLLDQLDWWAHALRTARAERPYR; this is encoded by the coding sequence GTGACCGCCCCAAAGCCCCAGCCCCAGCCCCCGCTCCGAGTGGCCGTCATCATCGGCTCACTCCGAGAGGGCCGCATCGCCCCCACGGTGGCCGACTGGTTCACGACCCAGGCCACCGAACACGCCCCCACCACCCACTTCGACATCATCGACGTGGCAACCCTGAACCTCCCGGAGATCCACCCGTCCTGGTCCCACGAACGCACCCCGGAACAGGCCGAACTGGCCGCCCGCATCCAGCACGCCGACGCCTACGTGATCATCACGCCCGAGTACAACCACAGCTTCCCGGCCCACCTGAAGCACCTGATCGACCTCCACTACACGGAGTGGCGGGCCAAGCCCGTCGGCTTCGTCTCGTACGGAGGTGTCGCCGGCGGCCTGCGCGCGGTCGAACAACTCCGCCTGGTCTTCGCCGAGTTGCACTGCGTCACGGTCCGCGACAGCGTCAGCTTCCACAAGGTGACCCCCGACCACTTCGCCGCGGACGGCCCGGCTCACGACCCCGAGGGCGCCCCCGGCGCGGCGAAGGTCCTGCTCGACCAACTCGACTGGTGGGCCCACGCCCTGCGGACGGCCCGCGCCGAACGCCCGTACCGCTAG
- a CDS encoding MFS transporter, with protein sequence MATEPRSRAVRTSGAGRPVPTLLVVLLGMLTLPMAMSGTTVALPRIGTALDASGAALQWVVVGYFLAASACMLVAGSLGDLYGRRRILTAGAALYTAGTLASATAQHILLLDAARILSGIGAAGVMASGGSLLAATFTGPARTRVFASLGTTAGLGLALGPTFSGWLVDALGWRATFLSYAAVGAVILTGTRLLGESRAEARPRVDRAGAATFIAGFALALFAVTQGSKAGWNSPWTLLPAAAAAALLITFVRVEQGLARSGRGRPILDPRLARNPAFAGWAVGSFALGAGTTGVLTFLPTYLQGVNGTSAGAAGLTLLLMTVPVLVLPPLGARLVNRGVPARRLLVLSLLLIAAGNAWLTTLHPGIPVPALAGPLLTIGAGQGLSIGIIDAQAMSLVPPSEVGMASGFLNTVRGATGALTLTIFGALLLTTELTSAWHTALWSVTALMTALTLTTHLLLPRPSTAVGRRSARRNGWAQPSAQSTTEATPTTTP encoded by the coding sequence ATGGCAACCGAACCCCGATCCCGGGCGGTCCGCACATCCGGCGCCGGCCGCCCCGTCCCGACCCTCCTCGTCGTCCTCCTCGGCATGCTCACCCTCCCGATGGCGATGTCCGGCACGACGGTGGCGCTCCCGCGCATCGGCACCGCCCTGGACGCGTCCGGCGCGGCGCTGCAATGGGTCGTCGTCGGCTACTTCCTCGCCGCGTCCGCGTGCATGCTCGTCGCCGGCTCGCTCGGCGACCTGTACGGCCGCCGCCGGATCCTCACGGCGGGCGCCGCGCTCTACACGGCGGGCACCCTGGCCTCGGCCACCGCCCAGCACATCCTGCTCCTGGACGCGGCCCGGATCCTGTCCGGCATCGGCGCGGCCGGGGTGATGGCGAGCGGCGGTTCGCTCCTCGCGGCGACCTTCACGGGCCCGGCCCGCACCCGTGTCTTCGCCTCACTGGGCACCACGGCGGGCCTCGGCCTCGCCCTCGGCCCGACCTTCTCGGGCTGGCTGGTGGACGCCCTCGGCTGGCGCGCCACGTTCCTGTCGTACGCGGCCGTGGGCGCCGTCATCCTCACCGGCACCCGCCTGCTGGGCGAGTCCCGCGCCGAGGCGCGGCCACGGGTCGACCGGGCGGGCGCGGCCACGTTCATCGCGGGCTTCGCCCTGGCCCTGTTCGCCGTCACCCAGGGCTCGAAGGCGGGCTGGAACTCACCGTGGACGCTGCTCCCCGCGGCGGCCGCCGCGGCCCTGCTGATCACTTTCGTACGGGTCGAACAGGGGCTGGCCCGCTCCGGCCGCGGCCGCCCGATCCTGGATCCGCGGCTGGCCCGGAACCCGGCCTTCGCCGGCTGGGCCGTCGGCTCCTTCGCGCTCGGCGCGGGCACCACGGGCGTGCTGACCTTCCTGCCGACGTACCTCCAGGGTGTGAACGGCACCTCGGCCGGCGCCGCCGGCCTGACCCTGCTCCTGATGACGGTCCCGGTCCTGGTGCTGCCCCCGCTCGGCGCCCGTCTGGTCAACCGCGGCGTCCCGGCCCGCCGGCTCCTTGTGCTGTCCCTGCTGCTGATCGCGGCGGGCAACGCCTGGCTGACCACGCTCCACCCCGGCATCCCCGTGCCCGCGCTGGCCGGCCCACTGCTGACGATCGGCGCCGGTCAGGGCCTGTCCATCGGCATCATCGACGCCCAGGCCATGTCGCTGGTGCCCCCGTCCGAGGTCGGCATGGCCTCCGGCTTCCTCAACACGGTCCGCGGCGCGACCGGCGCCCTGACCCTGACGATCTTCGGCGCCCTCCTCCTCACCACAGAACTCACCAGTGCCTGGCACACAGCGCTCTGGTCGGTAACGGCACTCATGACAGCCCTGACCCTGACCACCCACCTCCTGCTCCCCCGCCCTTCCACCGCTGTGGGCAGGCGTTCCGCACGGCGGAACGGGTGGGCACAGCCCTCGGCCCAGAGCACCACTGAAGCAACCCCCACGACAACCCCGTGA
- a CDS encoding TetR/AcrR family transcriptional regulator, producing the protein MAEQAAGVRRGTLEKRRALLRGARTVFGREGYSRAGIDEIAAEAGVSTRTLYNHFGGKENLFRETLLDSAAAVTAAHVALIERHLNKVTDIEADLRALAREWMGRRGEHADHGLLVRQVIAEGTHLPGDVVEEWQRTGPLAVREAVRDAFVRLGGDGLLTVDEGNSAEAARYFTLLIAGSVTVDTFFGAVPMSSAEVDERVESGVRVFLRLFAVAGDVTEGD; encoded by the coding sequence ATGGCGGAACAGGCGGCTGGAGTGCGCAGGGGCACGCTCGAGAAGCGGCGGGCGCTGCTGCGCGGCGCCCGTACCGTGTTCGGGCGCGAGGGCTACTCGCGGGCGGGTATCGACGAGATCGCCGCCGAGGCCGGAGTCTCCACGCGCACCCTCTACAACCACTTCGGCGGCAAGGAGAACCTCTTCCGCGAGACGCTGCTGGACAGCGCCGCGGCCGTCACCGCCGCCCATGTCGCCCTCATCGAACGGCACTTGAACAAGGTCACGGACATCGAGGCGGACCTGCGCGCCCTCGCGCGGGAGTGGATGGGGCGGCGCGGTGAGCACGCCGACCACGGGCTGCTCGTCCGGCAGGTCATCGCCGAGGGCACGCATCTGCCCGGCGACGTCGTCGAGGAGTGGCAGAGGACCGGGCCGCTGGCCGTGCGCGAGGCGGTGCGGGACGCGTTCGTGCGGCTGGGCGGGGACGGGCTGCTGACCGTGGACGAGGGCAACTCCGCCGAAGCCGCTCGGTACTTCACCCTGCTGATCGCCGGGTCCGTCACCGTGGACACGTTCTTCGGGGCCGTGCCGATGAGCAGCGCCGAGGTCGATGAACGGGTCGAGAGCGGGGTGCGGGTCTTCCTGCGGCTCTTCGCCGTCGCCGGTGACGTCACCGAGGGCGATTAG
- a CDS encoding type IV secretory system conjugative DNA transfer family protein codes for MARDDRERNRGDRGVPDGLLIGVLAFLLGMTILVWTATGLSGRFAKGAWPDEVTFAHTPLAMRHLIGRPHDITGAWPNTPDDQLSGYGLFWGLFIGQVMILLVLTVFTAGTLARWRAVRRQGREDALYEKPRKGRGELRENPDERAPEKTLEPTPLEAPRAKPSRTGRDGEEGTTPKTSATPEPAPVPTPAPTPTPVPPPPTAPETPLAATPLPLPRTPLHLGPPSHRHPLAIEAVREAAGPALVITSAPTVWQETKDARAKLGPVLLYDPTHLCDTPARLHWNPSAGCENRSTAADRAIALLAPIRPTARLDSALAETADTLLRSYLHAAAVEGKPFRHVHRWAQGSQVQEAVRILRTNPKATSGTAGELEAALTAHPERRDMAQELTARALSSLFTVHIRDACTPNRTDALTLDSFIAEGGTLYVVGEPIEDPKGNPGAMPLLTALASSVVEHGRRMAERSPAGRLDPPMTLVLDDVAAVAPLPQLPELLATGADRGLETLALLRSREQGRTRWPDAELPLPLP; via the coding sequence ATGGCGCGCGACGACAGAGAGCGGAACCGGGGGGACCGGGGCGTCCCCGACGGCCTGTTGATCGGCGTACTGGCGTTCCTGCTGGGCATGACGATCCTGGTGTGGACGGCGACGGGCCTGTCGGGCCGCTTCGCGAAGGGCGCTTGGCCGGACGAGGTGACGTTCGCCCACACCCCGCTGGCGATGCGCCACTTGATCGGCCGGCCGCACGACATCACGGGCGCCTGGCCGAACACCCCCGACGACCAGCTGTCGGGCTACGGCCTGTTCTGGGGCCTGTTCATCGGCCAGGTGATGATCCTCCTGGTCCTGACGGTCTTCACGGCGGGCACCCTGGCACGATGGCGAGCGGTCCGCCGCCAGGGGCGCGAAGACGCCCTGTACGAGAAGCCCCGTAAGGGGCGCGGGGAACTGCGCGAGAACCCCGACGAACGCGCACCCGAGAAGACCCTTGAGCCCACCCCCCTGGAAGCACCGAGGGCGAAGCCCTCAAGGACGGGACGGGACGGGGAGGAGGGGACGACCCCCAAAACCTCAGCCACCCCCGAACCAGCACCCGTACCGACACCCGCACCGACACCCACCCCAGTCCCACCCCCACCGACGGCCCCGGAAACCCCCCTGGCGGCAACCCCCCTCCCCCTCCCGCGCACACCCCTCCACCTGGGCCCCCCGTCCCACCGCCACCCCCTGGCCATCGAAGCCGTACGAGAGGCAGCGGGCCCGGCCCTGGTCATCACCTCGGCCCCCACGGTCTGGCAGGAGACGAAGGACGCCCGCGCCAAACTCGGCCCGGTCCTCCTCTACGACCCCACCCACCTGTGCGACACCCCGGCCCGCCTGCACTGGAACCCGTCGGCGGGCTGCGAGAACCGCTCGACGGCAGCGGACCGCGCCATCGCCCTGCTCGCCCCGATAAGACCGACGGCCAGACTCGACTCGGCCCTGGCCGAAACGGCCGACACCCTGCTGCGCAGCTACCTGCACGCGGCGGCCGTCGAGGGCAAACCGTTCCGCCACGTCCACCGCTGGGCCCAGGGCAGCCAGGTCCAGGAGGCCGTACGCATCCTGCGGACCAACCCGAAGGCCACCTCGGGCACGGCCGGCGAGCTGGAGGCGGCGCTCACCGCGCACCCGGAACGCCGTGACATGGCGCAGGAGTTGACGGCCCGTGCGCTGTCCTCGCTCTTCACCGTGCACATCCGCGACGCCTGCACCCCGAACCGAACTGATGCGCTGACCCTGGATTCCTTCATCGCCGAAGGGGGCACGCTCTATGTGGTGGGTGAACCCATCGAGGACCCGAAGGGAAATCCCGGTGCGATGCCCCTTCTGACGGCCCTCGCCTCAAGCGTGGTCGAGCACGGCCGCCGCATGGCCGAACGGTCACCTGCCGGCCGGCTCGACCCACCAATGACGCTCGTCCTGGACGACGTCGCGGCAGTGGCTCCGCTTCCCCAACTGCCGGAGCTGCTGGCCACCGGAGCGGACCGGGGCCTGGAGACCCTGGCCCTGCTCCGGTCCCGTGAACAGGGCCGCACCCGCTGGCCGGACGCCGAACTCCCGCTGCCCCTGCCCTAA
- a CDS encoding ATP-binding protein: MRDPLSMLTDAFTSFLFGKVETTRLPVRTSTGQAQAVYLPTAAPGLGDSGVIIGREVYSGKGYIYDPFQLYGQQLPAPHWLVLGESGNGKSALEKTYVLRQLRFRDRQVVVLDAQGEDGVGEWNLIAQELGITPIRLDPTAALDMGIRLNPLDPAITTTGQLALLRTIIEVAMGHGLDERSGFALKVAHAYVNETIVERQPVLTDIVEQLRHPEPESAEAMNVAIDDVRAWGLDVALVLDRLVDGDLRGMFDGPTTVGIDLDAPLIVFDLSHIDRNSIAMPILMAIVGVWLEHTWIRPDRKKRIFLVEEAWHIINSPFVAQLFQRLLKFGRRLGLSFVAVVHHLSDVVDGAAAKEAAAILKMASTRTIYAQKADEARSTGRVLGLPRWAVEIIPTLTPGIAVWDVNGNVQVVKHLVTETERPLVFTDRAMTESSDEFLGDDDAMRAAELEAEERAAAFVEQRLGDTSESTVA, encoded by the coding sequence ATGCGGGATCCGTTGTCGATGCTCACGGACGCCTTCACCTCCTTCCTGTTCGGGAAGGTGGAGACGACCCGGTTGCCCGTGCGGACGTCGACGGGGCAGGCCCAGGCGGTCTATCTGCCGACGGCCGCGCCCGGACTCGGCGACTCGGGCGTGATCATCGGGCGTGAGGTGTACTCAGGCAAGGGGTACATCTACGACCCGTTCCAGCTGTACGGACAGCAGCTCCCGGCCCCGCACTGGCTGGTCCTGGGCGAGTCCGGGAACGGCAAGTCGGCGCTGGAGAAGACCTACGTCCTGCGGCAGCTGAGGTTCCGCGACCGCCAGGTCGTCGTCCTCGACGCGCAGGGCGAGGACGGCGTCGGCGAATGGAACCTCATCGCGCAGGAGCTGGGGATAACTCCCATCCGGCTCGACCCGACGGCCGCCCTCGACATGGGCATCCGCCTCAACCCGCTCGACCCCGCGATCACGACGACGGGCCAGCTCGCGCTGCTCCGCACGATCATCGAGGTCGCGATGGGCCACGGCCTGGACGAGCGCTCCGGCTTCGCCCTGAAGGTCGCGCACGCCTACGTCAACGAGACGATCGTCGAGCGCCAGCCCGTCCTGACCGACATCGTCGAGCAGCTGCGCCACCCGGAACCCGAGTCGGCGGAGGCGATGAACGTCGCCATAGACGACGTACGCGCCTGGGGCCTGGACGTCGCGCTGGTCCTGGACCGACTGGTCGACGGTGACCTGCGCGGCATGTTCGACGGCCCGACGACGGTCGGCATCGACCTCGACGCGCCGCTCATCGTCTTCGACCTGTCCCACATCGACCGCAACTCGATCGCGATGCCGATCCTGATGGCGATCGTCGGCGTCTGGCTGGAACACACCTGGATCCGCCCCGACCGCAAGAAGCGCATCTTCCTGGTTGAAGAGGCCTGGCACATCATCAACAGCCCGTTCGTGGCGCAGCTGTTCCAGCGCCTGCTGAAGTTCGGCCGACGGCTCGGCCTGTCCTTCGTGGCGGTCGTCCACCACCTGTCGGACGTGGTCGACGGCGCTGCGGCGAAGGAGGCGGCGGCGATCCTGAAGATGGCCTCCACGAGAACGATCTACGCGCAGAAGGCGGACGAGGCCCGCTCGACGGGCAGAGTCCTCGGCCTGCCGCGCTGGGCGGTGGAGATCATCCCCACCCTCACCCCCGGCATCGCGGTCTGGGACGTCAACGGCAATGTCCAGGTGGTCAAACACCTGGTCACCGAGACCGAGCGCCCCCTGGTCTTCACCGACCGCGCCATGACCGAGTCCTCCGACGAGTTCCTGGGCGACGACGACGCCATGCGCGCCGCCGAGCTGGAGGCGGAGGAGCGGGCGGCGGCCTTCGTGGAACAGCGCCTCGGCGACACCTCCGAGTCCACGGTGGCGTGA
- a CDS encoding SCO6880 family protein: MTTQSHVSPPVTPRRTYLIGRARPNAIVGRNRESGELFLIIAGAFLGMMCGLLVPVLSLRIVLLMGFPLLALAAVYVPYRHRTFYKWFEINRSYKRQLKRGSAYRSGVTEAGVRLDGREVEIGPPPGIGRLTWLAAPFGPDEIAVLLHADRRTVTAAIEIEGPGVGLRDSEDQEALVDRFGTLLKHVANGDGFVTRLQMLARTLPADPDAHAKDVAVRGDERALGWLQESYDQLQSMVSTSSEQHRAYLVACMHYTRELAAEANAMARASRPKAGRKVDRDAGLAVVMARELTDICSRLQEADIRVRQPLGQGRLASLVHSMYDPDHPIDHIQAMTKRNAWPAELDAMEPTYLQAKTRESSTRAPWCHATAWVKEWPMTPVGVNFLAPLLVHTPDVIRTVAVTMDLEPTEVAIERMLTEKTNDDAEASRAAKMNRTVDPRDIAAHGRLDQRGEDLASGAAGVNLVGYITVSSRNPDALARDKRTIRASAGKSYLKLEWCDREHHRAFVNTLPFATGIRR; the protein is encoded by the coding sequence TTGACGACCCAGTCCCACGTGTCCCCTCCGGTCACGCCCCGCCGTACATATCTGATCGGCCGCGCGCGGCCGAACGCGATCGTCGGCAGGAACCGCGAGTCGGGAGAGCTCTTCCTGATCATCGCGGGTGCCTTCCTCGGCATGATGTGCGGACTGCTCGTCCCCGTTCTGTCCCTGCGCATCGTGCTGCTCATGGGCTTCCCGCTGCTCGCCCTGGCGGCGGTCTACGTCCCGTACCGGCACCGCACCTTCTACAAGTGGTTCGAGATCAACCGCAGCTACAAGCGGCAGCTGAAGCGCGGCTCCGCCTACCGCTCGGGCGTCACCGAAGCCGGTGTCCGGCTCGACGGGCGCGAGGTCGAGATCGGCCCGCCGCCCGGCATCGGCCGGCTGACCTGGCTCGCGGCGCCGTTCGGCCCCGACGAGATCGCCGTCCTGCTGCACGCGGACCGGCGCACGGTGACCGCCGCGATCGAGATCGAGGGCCCGGGCGTCGGCCTGCGCGACTCCGAGGACCAGGAAGCCCTCGTCGACCGCTTCGGCACCCTGCTCAAGCACGTGGCGAACGGCGACGGGTTCGTCACCCGCCTCCAGATGCTCGCCCGGACCCTGCCCGCCGACCCCGACGCGCACGCCAAGGACGTCGCCGTCCGCGGCGACGAGCGTGCGCTCGGCTGGCTCCAGGAGTCGTACGACCAGCTGCAGTCCATGGTGTCGACCAGCAGCGAGCAGCACCGCGCGTATCTGGTGGCCTGCATGCACTACACGCGCGAGCTGGCCGCCGAGGCCAACGCGATGGCGCGCGCCTCCCGCCCCAAGGCCGGCCGGAAGGTCGACCGCGACGCGGGACTCGCCGTCGTCATGGCGCGCGAGCTGACCGACATCTGCTCGCGGCTCCAGGAAGCCGACATCCGCGTACGGCAGCCGCTGGGCCAGGGCCGGCTCGCCTCGCTCGTGCACTCCATGTACGACCCGGACCACCCCATCGACCACATCCAGGCGATGACCAAGCGCAACGCGTGGCCCGCCGAGCTGGACGCGATGGAGCCCACCTACCTCCAGGCGAAGACGCGCGAGTCGTCGACGCGGGCGCCGTGGTGCCACGCCACGGCCTGGGTGAAGGAGTGGCCGATGACGCCGGTCGGCGTCAACTTCCTGGCCCCGCTCCTCGTCCACACGCCCGACGTCATCCGCACGGTCGCCGTCACCATGGACCTCGAACCCACCGAGGTCGCCATCGAGCGCATGCTGACCGAGAAGACGAACGACGACGCGGAGGCGTCCCGCGCCGCCAAGATGAACCGGACGGTCGACCCGCGCGACATCGCCGCCCACGGCCGCCTCGACCAGCGCGGCGAGGACCTGGCGAGCGGCGCGGCGGGCGTGAACCTCGTCGGCTACATCACCGTCTCCTCCCGCAACCCCGACGCCCTCGCCCGCGACAAGCGCACCATCCGCGCCTCGGCCGGAAAGTCCTATCTGAAGCTGGAGTGGTGCGACCGTGAGCACCACCGGGCGTTCGTGAACACCTTGCCGTTCGCCACCGGCATCCGACGGTAG
- a CDS encoding bifunctional lytic transglycosylase/C40 family peptidase: MRKAWIVAGAGVAGGTGFVTLLVVGTYMVAGNLTNGVGQGAVGLAKGAVPAAYQSLVQKWGNLCPSINPALLAAQLYQESGFNPNAKSPAKAYGIAQFIEGTWASHGVDGDGDGDKDIWDPNDAIPSAASYDCALASYVKDVPGDQTKNMLASYNAGAYAVIKYKGVPPYRETQNYVKTITTLEQSFARPVGRVQPSQQAAAAITYAQKKLGTEYLWGGNGTADQGGRFDCSGLTLASYASVGIELPRVANDQYNAGPHPKRDELLPGDLVFFSDDLTNSRAIRHVGIYVGGGYMIDAPRPGAVIRFDPVDTPDYFGATRVTEDGAKAVPSASPEV; this comes from the coding sequence GTGCGTAAGGCGTGGATCGTCGCGGGCGCGGGGGTCGCCGGAGGGACCGGGTTCGTGACCCTGCTCGTCGTGGGGACGTACATGGTGGCCGGAAACCTCACGAACGGGGTGGGGCAGGGCGCCGTCGGGCTCGCCAAGGGCGCCGTGCCGGCCGCCTACCAGTCGCTGGTCCAGAAGTGGGGCAATCTCTGCCCATCCATCAATCCGGCGCTGCTCGCGGCCCAGCTCTACCAGGAGAGCGGATTCAACCCGAACGCCAAGTCGCCGGCGAAGGCGTACGGCATCGCCCAGTTCATCGAGGGCACCTGGGCCTCCCACGGGGTCGACGGGGACGGCGACGGGGACAAGGACATCTGGGACCCGAACGACGCCATCCCGTCCGCCGCCTCCTACGACTGCGCGCTGGCCTCGTACGTGAAGGACGTGCCCGGCGACCAGACGAAGAACATGCTCGCCTCGTACAACGCCGGCGCCTACGCCGTCATCAAGTACAAGGGCGTGCCGCCCTACCGCGAGACCCAGAACTACGTGAAGACCATCACGACCCTGGAGCAGAGCTTCGCCCGGCCCGTCGGGCGGGTGCAGCCCTCGCAGCAGGCCGCGGCCGCCATCACCTACGCGCAGAAGAAGCTCGGCACGGAGTACCTGTGGGGCGGGAACGGGACGGCGGACCAGGGCGGGCGGTTCGACTGTTCGGGGCTGACCCTGGCCTCGTACGCCAGTGTGGGGATCGAGCTGCCGCGTGTCGCCAACGACCAGTACAACGCCGGCCCGCACCCCAAGCGGGACGAGCTGCTCCCCGGTGACCTGGTCTTCTTCTCCGACGACCTCACCAACAGCCGGGCCATCCGGCACGTCGGGATCTACGTCGGCGGCGGATACATGATCGACGCGCCGCGGCCGGGCGCCGTGATCCGGTTCGATCCCGTCGACACGCCTGATTACTTCGGGGCGACCCGGGTAACGGAGGATGGCGCGAAAGCGGTGCCCAGTGCGTCGCCGGAAGTGTGA